The segment AAATTTGGTTAATAGCCAATAGAACGGTGATAATAGCCAAAATCAAGCCGTTTATAGCCAATTTCCTACGATTAATAGCCAAAAATCAATCCAATAACAGTCAATTCCACTGCCGACCTCTCAGCACTACACCCGAAATTCCCCTATATTTTAAATATAGAATTCGCGCAATAAATGAACAATTTAAAAACAATGCTATGTTAGTTTTCGCTCGCGTCATTTTCTGTTATACTAATTTAGATTAAAAACAGTTAGGAGATGGCAAAGTGAGCAAAGTATTCGTATTTGACCACCCATTAATTCAACATAAGTTAACTTATATTCGAGATAAAAATACAGGTACAAAAGAATTCCGTGAATTAGTTGACGAAGTAGCAACATTAATGGCATTCGAAATTACACGTGAATTACCATTAAAAGAAATCGAAATCGACACACCGGTAACAACTGCGAAAGCAAAAGTTTTATCAGGCAAAAAGATGGCCATTGTTCCGATTTTACGCGCAGGTATCGGCATGGTAGATGGTGTTTTAAAATTAATTCCAGCTGCAAAAGTAGGTCATATCGGACTTTATCGTGATCCAGTAACTTTAAAACCAATCGAGTACTATGCAAAATTACCAGCAGATGTGGAAGAGCGTAACTTTATTATTGTAGACCCAATGCTTGCAACGGGTGGATCAGCAGTAGAAGCGATTAATTCACTGAAAAAACGCGGTGCAAAAAGCATTAAATTCATGTGCTTAATCGCAGCTCCTGAAGGTGTAGAAGAAATTCAAAAGCAACATAATGATGTAGATATTTACATCGCTGCATTAGATGAAAAATTAGACGAACACGGTTATATCGTTCCAGGTTTAGGTGACGCTGGAGACCGTTTATTCGGAACAAAATAATAATTACGTTGAGACGTAATTGAATTAGGGAACGTCCGTATTTATGCGGGCGTTTTAACTATGTAAGCTAATCACAGGGAGGAATTCATTATGACAAAAAAAATAAAAGTAATGACTATTTTTGGTACGCGTCCAGAAGCGATTAAAATGGCACCACTTGTATTGGAATTACAAAAACATCCTGAAAAAATCGAATCAATTGTAACGGTAACAGCGCAACATCGCCAAATGTTAGACCAAGTGTTAGAAACATTTGAAATTACACCTAATTTTGATTTAAATATTATGAAAGACCGCCAAACTTTAGTTGATGTAGCGACAAATGCTTTAATCGGTTTAGATAAGGTTATGAAAGAAGCGAAACCGGATATTGTATTAGTACATGGTGACACGGCGACGACATTTGTAGGCAGTTTAGCAGCCTTTTACAATCAAATTGCAATCGGTCATGTTGAGGCGGGATTACGCACAGGGCAAAAATATTCGCCATATCCAGAAGAGATGAACCGTCAACTGACAGGTGTAATGGCGGACTTCCACTTTTCACCGACAGAGCAGTCACGTGACAATTTACTAAAAGAAAATAAACCAGCCGAAGCGATTTATGTAACAGGAAACACAGCGATTGATGCATTAAAAACAACGGTTCGGGAAAGTTATACACATCCCGTATTAGAACAAATCGGTGCGGATCGCATGATTTTATTAACAGCACACCGCCGTGAAAATTTAGGGGAGCCGATGCGCAATATGTTCCGTGCGATTATGCGCCTATTAGCGGAGCATGATGATATTCAAGTCGTGTACCCTGTGCACATGAATCCAGCTGTTCGTGAAATTGCCAATGAAATTTTAGGCGACAACCCACGTGTACATTTAATCGAACCGCTTGAAGTGTTTGATTTCCATAATTTCGCAGCGCGTTCTTATATGATCTTAACGGATTCAGGTGGGGTGCAAGAAGAGGCACCATCATTAGGGAAACCTGTGTTAGTACTACGTGATACAACCGAGCGCCCAGAAGGAATTGCAGCTGGAACATTAAAGTTAGCAGGTACAGACGAAGAAGTGATTTACACAATGGCGAAAGAATTATTAACGGATAAAGAAGCATATGAAAAAATGGCCCATGCTTCAAACCCATATGGCGACGGATTTGCTTCACAAAGAATCGTAGAAGCATTACTGAAATTAATGAAATAGATATACTTTTATATACAAATTACAGTGAAAACTTAATAATTACTACTAACTTTGAAAAGTCAACCAGAAAATTCGCTATAAGTGTTAATTTTTTTAAATTATATCGAAATGATCGATGGAAACAAAAAAAACGCATAAACTAGCGAATTTTCACGGGGATGAAAAAAGAAAGGGAGAATTTGTGTATATTCATCCACAAATTTGTCAACAATTTGACAAGGTAATCAACAGTATTAAGTTTTTCATCATTACTAATTGACATCAAAAACCCCCTATTGTATGCTTACAAAGGGTAAGAATGATAAGGGTTTCATCAAGTCTAAGGGCGCTGAAACACTTGTTATATCAAGTTTCTACTAGATTGACAGTTGATTTTACGGCTTGTCGATTTACAACGTTTTATGCGTCTGGATTAAAGTCCACCGAAATTATGAGTCATTTAGAAGTATGAAATGAATCGTAACTATCGTTCAATCAATAGTTGAAATTATTTAGTACTTGTAAAGGCCTCTAATTTTTGTAGTACATTCACTACGTTTTAAACTCACTTAATGGTCGATGGACACTTTCATTACTCGAAAAAAGTTTCAGGAGATTAATTGCCAATGCTAGATTTGCATCAAGTTTTTGCTTTGCAGAAGAAAGCGTTATTTTTTTTGCTTGCTATTTGTGCTTTAGGCTGGGGATTTTCACCATATGAATTGATATTTGCCGGTATAGCCTTGGGTGCGTTCTTTGGTACGTATAACTTTTGGATATTAGTTCGACGTATGGAAAAATTTGACCGTTCCATTAGTGAAGGGACAAAAGTAGCATCTATTGGTACGGCATTACGCTTCGGATCAGGTGTTGCCGCAGTCGCAATCGCAATATCGTTGCCACAATATTTCCACTTAATAAGCACGGTCATTGGTCTGATGATTCCGTACATCTTTTTAGTAATAGAAAGAATCGTACATCATATAAAAAACCATTAATGTGCATTTGAAAGAGAGGTGAATGCAGAAATGAATCATACAGCTCCAGAGGCCCATTTGGATTTAGGCTTTATGACACTTACGTTCAATTTATCTACAGTAATGATGCTTTTAATATCTGCTACTATTGTATTTTTAATCGCGTTTATCTCAACACGTAAACTTGCGTTAAAACCTACGGGTATGCAAAACGTCATGGAATGGATAATGGATTTCGTGAAGGGCATTATTAAGAGTAACATGGACTGGAAAACAGGTGGTCGCTTCCACATTCTAGGTATTACACTGATTATGTTCATTGCCGTTTCGAACTTAATTGGTTTACCATTAGGTGGTATCGCATATGGGACAGACTTATGGTGGAAATCGCCAACAGCTGACCCAGTAGTTACAATGACATTAGCAGCAATGATTTTAGTTTTAACACAGTACTACGGTGTGAAAATGCAAGGTACAGGTGGTTATGCTAAAACATTCTTCCAACCAATGTCATTCATGTTCCCGTTAAAAATTATCGAGGAGTTCGCAAATACGCTTACACTCGGTCTACGTCTTTACGGTAACATTTATGCGGGTGAGATTTTAATCGGTCTTATCGCAGGTTTAGCCGCTTCAGGCACAGTATTTGGCTTCGTTGGTGCAGTTGTACCGATGATGGCATGGCAAGGATTCTCGATCTTCATCGGGTTTATCCAAGCTTTCATTTTCACTATGTTAACGATGGTATACATGGCTCATAAAGTGAGTACAGACCATTAATTATAAATTTCCGCATTCAAAGTAGTGCGGCGATTTGAACCACAAAAAAACACATAATCCAAGGAGGATATTTAAAATGACAGGTTCAATAGGTTTATTAGCAGCAGCAATCGCAATTGGTTTAGCAGCACTAGGTGCAGGTATTGGTAACGGTTTAATCGTTTCAAAAACAGTAGAAGGTATCGCTCGTCAACCAGAAGCACGTGGCGCACTTCAAACTGTAATGTTCATCGGGGTTGCATTAGTAGAAGCATTACCGATCATCGCAGTAGTAGTAGCATTCATCGTAATGAACCAATAGTCTTAACAGATTATTATTTACAAGTGGCGAAGCAGCGTTTGATACAACCCTTCGCCATTCCTTTTGTATGAAATGAAGAATTTTCTTTTTTACAATTTTCAACTCGAAATTAAAGATGTAGACAATATAGATTTATGAACTCAAAGCTCTTGAAGGGAGTGAAACAATCGTGTTTTTAGATTATCTTGTACTAGGTGCAGGTGCTAGCAAAATCAACTTAGGTGATGTTTTAGCAACACTAGTTATTTTCTTAGGTTTAATGATGCTTCTTAAAAAGTTCGCTTGGGGTCCTTTAATGGGAATCATGCAAGAACGTGAAGAATTAGTTGCAACAGGTATTGATGCAGCTGAGAAAGCTAAAAAAGAAACGCAAGCACTATTAGAACAACAAAAGAGCCTTCTTAAAGAAGCTCGTACGGAAGCACAATCAATTATTGAAGGTGCTAAAAAGCAAGGCGAAGCAACACGCGAAGAAATCGTGTCAACTGCACGTGCTGAAGCAAACCGTTTAAAAGAAGCTGCTGTACGTGATATCGAAGCAGAAAAAGAAAAAGCAATCGCTGCTGTACGTGAAGAAGTAGTTTCACTATCAGTACTTGCTGCGTCTAAAGTTCTTGGAAAAGAAATTTCAGAAGAGGACAACAGCGCATTAATTAAAGAAACGATTGCGAAGGCAGGCGAAGCGAAATGAGTCAATCGACTGTAGCGAAGCGTTATGCTCAAGCTCTATTTGAATTATCTGCCGGGCAAAACACTGTTGCAGAAGTAAGTTCAGATTTAAAGGAACTTGTAAAAGTAATTGAAACGGACGAAGAGTTCGTTTTATTACTAAAAGCACCTAAAATCTCAGCTACTCGCAAAAAAGAACTTGTTGCAGAACTTTTATCTGGTGCACAACCAGCTGTAATCAATATGATTTCTATTTTAATCGATAAAAAACGTATTGACGAAGCTACAAATGTAGCAGAAGCATTCCAATTTTTAGCGGCTGACGCGCAAGGCGCAGCTGACGCAAAAGTATTCTCGACACGTGCATTAACAGATGCAGAGCGCACAGAAATTTCTGTAGCATTCGGCAAATTAGTGGGCAAAGAGAAATTAAACATTACAAACGAAATCGACCCATCTCTAATCGGTGGTGTACGAGTTCAAATCGGCAACTACATTTACGACAGCACTGTAACATCTAAGTTAGAGGGTTTAAAACGTATTTTAGTTGGTTAATTTTATGAAATGTGAGAGGTGAACATACATGGGCATCAAAGCTGAAGAAATCAGCAGTCTGATTAAAAAACAGATCGAAAATTACGAATCTGAGCTTAAAGTAAGCGAAGTTGGTACTGTAATCACAGTTGGTGACGGTATCGCTCGTGCTCATGGCCTCGACAACGCCATGGCTGGAGAGCTTTTAGAGTTCTCAAACGGTGTTATGGGTATGGCACAAAACTTAGAAGAAGGTAACGTAGGTATCATTATTCTAGGGCCATTCGCAGACATCAAAGAAGGCGATGAAGTTCGTCGTACAGGTCGTATCATGCAAGTACCAGTTGGTGAAGAACTAATTGGTCGTGTTGTAAACCCACTTGGTCAACCAGTTGACGGTTTAGGTCCAATCAACACAACAAATTCTCGTCCAATCGAAAGTCCAGCTTTCGGTGTAATGGCTCGTAAATCAGTTCATGAACCATTACAAACAGGTATTAAAGCAATTGACGCTTTAGTTCCAATCGGCCGTGGTCAACGTGAGTTAATCATCGGTGACCGTCAAGTAGGTAAAACTTCTGTAGCAATCGATACAATCTTAAACCAACAAGGTGAAGATATGATTTGTATCTATGTTGCAATCGGTCAAAAAGAATCAACTGTACGTGGTGTAGTTGAAACTTTCCGTAAAAACGGTGCATTAGACTACACAATCGTAGTTACAGCATCTGCTTCTCAACCAGCTCCATTATTATACCTTGCTCCTTTCGCAGGTGTATCAATGGCTGAAGAGTTCATGTTACAAGGTAAACACGTTTTAATCGTGTATGATGACTTATCTAAACAAGCATCAGCTTACCGTGAACTTTCATTACTATTACGTCGTCCTCCAGGTCGTGAAGCTTACCCAGGTGACGTATTCTACTTACACTCACGTTTATTAGAGCGTGCAGCGAAGTTAAATGAAACTTACAAAAACGGTTCTATCACAGCGTTACCGTTCGTTGAAACACAAGCAGGCGATATCGCAGCTTACATCCCAACAAACGTTATCTCTATTACTGATGGACAAATTTTCTTACAATCTGACTTATTCAACTCTGGTGTACGTCCAGCAATCAACGCTGGTTTATCAGTATCACGTGTAGGTGGTTCTGCTCAAATCAAAGCGATGAAAAAAGTAGCTGGTACATTACGTCTTGACTTAGCAGCGTTCCGTGAATTAGAGTCATTCGCTCAATTCGGTTCTGACTTAGATAAAATTACTTTAGCTAAATTAGAGCGTGGTAAACGTACTGTTGAGGTTTTAAAACAAGACTTAAACAAACCACTTAAAGTTGAAAAACAAGTTGCGATTCTATATGCATTAACTAAAGGTCACTTAGATGATATTCCAGTACAAGACATCGTTCGTTTTGAGCGTGACTTCTTAAGCTGGTTAGAAACAAACCACACTAACGTTTTAGATCATGTTCGTACTACAAAAGAACTTGCTCCAGACGCAGAGTACGTAGCAGCTCTTACTGAGTTCAAAAAAACTTTCGCAAAATCTGAGTAAGACTCATTAGAAAGCAGGCGTACTACTAGTTAATTGAACTAGTAGTCCTTGCTTAAATGAATAAACAGTAGCACTTGATTAAAAAACATAAGGTGGTGAAATACCAGTGGTAAACTTACGCGAAATCAAAGGTCGTATAAATTCGACAAAGTCAACGAAACAAATTACGAAAGCGATGCAGATGGTTTCTTCTTCAAAGTTACGTCGTGCAGAGCATAACGCTAAGTCATATGTACCTTACATGGAAAAAATCCAAGAAGTAGTGGGCGCAATCGCATCAGGTACGAAAGACAGTGGACATCCAATGTTAATCTCTCGTCCTGTTAAGAAAACAGCTTACTTAGTTATCGGGTCGGACCGTGGTCTTGCAGGTGCTTACAACTCAAGTATCCTTCGAGAAGTTCAAAGTACAATTGACCAACGTCATAAGTCTAAAGACGAATACGTTATTTTAGCAGTTGGTCGTGTTGTTCGTGATTACTTTGTAAAACGTGATCATAACGTTATCGCTGAGGTGGTTGCTCTACCAGACCAACCAACTTTTGCTGATATTAAAGAAATCGCCCGTAATGCTGTTGGTATGTTCATTGATGGTACTTATGATGAACTTCATATGTATTACAATCACTTTGTCAGCGCAATTACTAACGAAGTGACTGCAACAAAAGTTCTTCCATTAACTGATATTGCACCAGCTGCAGGTACAGCTTCGTATGAATTCGAGCCATCTGGTGAAGCAATTCTAGAAGTATTACTTCCACAATATGCGGAAAGCCTAATTTATGGGGCAATATTAGACGGAAAAGCAAGTGAACATTCAGCGCGTATGACTGCTATGAAAAATGCAACAGATAATGCAGATGACCGTATTTCTGAACTATCATTGCAATATAACCGTGCACGTCAAGCGGCGATTACACAAGAAATTACAGAAATCGTTGGTGGAGCTGCAGCCTTAGAATAGGATCAGCCCCGCACCAACGTCGTATAAGAATACGATAGGAGGGTACACAGTAATGAACAAAGGATACGTTCTTCAAGTAATGGGTCCAGTAGTAGACGTTAAGTTCTCTAATGGTCAATTACCAGAAATTAATAACTCATTAACAGTTACAATCGAACGTCCAGGCGAAGCAGCAACATCTCTTGCATTAGAAGTTGCGTTACACCTAGGCGACGACGCTGTTCGTACAATTGCAATGTCATCTACTGATGGCTTACAACGTGGAGCAGAAGTAACAGACTCAGGAAAACCAATTTCAGTACCAGTAGGTCAAGCAACATTAGGTCGTGTATTCAACGTACTTGGTGAAGTAATTGACTTAGGTGAAGAAATTCCAGCTGACGTTCGTCGTGATTCAATTCACCGCGAAGCGCCAAAATTTGATGAATTATCAACTACTGTTGAAATCCTTGAAACAGGTATCAAAGTAGTAGACTTATTAGCACCTTACATCAAAGGTGGTAAAATCGGTCTATTCGGTGGTGCCGGCGTAGGTAAAACAGTATTAATCCAAGAATTAATTAATAACATCGCACAAGAACACTCAGGTATTTCTGTATTCGCAGGTGTAGGTGAGCGTACTCGTGAAGGTAATGACTTATTCTTCGAGATGACGGATTCAGGCGTTATTAAACAAACAGCGATGGTATTCGGTCAAATGAACGAGCCACCAGGCGCACGTATGCGTGTAGCTTTAACTGGTTTAACAATGGCAGAATACTTCCGTGATGAAGATGGTGCAGACGTACTATTATTCATCGACAATATTTTCCGTTTCACTCAAGCAGGTTCTGAAGTATCAGCGCTATTAGGTCGTATGCCTTCAGCGGTAGGTTACCAACCAACACTTGCTACTGAAATGGGTAAATTACAAGAACGTATTACATCTACTACAAAAGGTTCTGTAACTTCTATCCAAGCGATCTATGTACCAGCCGATGACTATACTGACCCGGCTCCGGCTACAACTTTCGCTCACTTAGATGCAACAACAAACCTTGAGCGTAAATTATCTGAGATGGGTATTTACCCAGCGGTTGACCCATTAGCTTCGACTTCTCGTGCTTTATCACCAGAAATCGTAGGCCCAGAGCATTACGAAGTAGCGACAAGAGTTCAACGTACAATCCAACGTTACCGTGAGTTACAAGATATCATCGCCATCTTAGGTATGGATGAGTTATCTGATGAAGATAGACAAACAGTAGACCGTGCTCGTCGTATTCAGTTCTTCTTATCTCAAAACTTCCACGTAGCGGAGCAATTTACAGGTCAAAAAGGTTCATACGTACCAGTTAAAAATACTGTAAGCTCATTCAAGGAAATCCTTGAAGGCAAGTATGACCATTTACCAGAGGATGCATTCCGTTTAGTTGGTGGCATTGAAGACGTATTACAAAAAGCTAAAGATATGGGCGTTGAAGTTTAATAAAAACGGCGAGGAGGAAAAAATATGAAGACAGTAACAGTCAACATTGTCACTCCCGACGGCCCAGTATACGATTCAGAAGTATCAATGGTAGTCGCTAAAACAACTTCAGGCGAAATTGGTGTTCTTGCTGGACACATTCCAACGGTTGCTCCTTTAGCAATCGGCGCTGTAAAGTTGAAAAAGGCAGATGGTTCTACTGAACTAGCTGCTGTTAGCGGTGGTTTTATTGAAGTACGTCCTGACAAAATTTCAATTTTAGCACCTTCAGCTGAAGTGGCTTCAACAATTGATATTGCTCGAGCTAAAGAAGCTTTAGCTCGTGCTGAGGAACGCGTTCAAAAACAAAAAACCGACAACATTGATTTCAAACGTGCTGATTTATCATTAAAACGTGCGTTGAATCGTATCAACGTTCATCAGGGTAACATCTAATTTAACTTGCTTCAGCGGAAATCCTCCACTTCTATAAGTGGGGGATGAATGCTAAGGAAAGTAATTTTATTCGGTGGGGTTCAACCCCCTGCTGAATCAAGTTAAGCCCCGGCGGATGTCACAGATTTTAAGGGGAGTTTTTCGAGCTCGCTCGAAAAAATCTGGACGCAATTACGCCAGGGCGTAATTGATTTTAAAGTGGGCAGAGCAATCTGTCCGCTTTTTTGTGAATAGAAAAGTAATTTTGTCATCGAGGAAATTTATTTCATAGAAGAGGAAGTGAAATACATGGAAAATCTTTATATGCAGGCGGGTCAACAGGCATTAGTAAGTGTAGCAGCATATATTGTATTCATAGGTATTTCTTTTTATGCATTACAAGGTATTCGAATTGAACAATTATTTAAAAAGGGGAAAACCTTCCAAATCCAACTATTTTATATTGTCATGAGTATTACAATTGGATCGACAGTGGCAGATTTTTTCATTAACTTTACAAATTGGTCCCAAAAAATTACGTATATTTTCAATTAAAAGGGATGTAACAATTTATACCTTGTAGGGAAGAATAATGAGTTATCATTCGCTACAAGGTATAAAGATTTCCTAGGAAATAATGAATGTTCAACTGCGGGACATAATTAGGAGATCCAAACCGGTGAATTTAGACACATTCACCATATTTGCGTAAGATGCGTACTATAAAAGATAGCAAATATCTTAAATTTAGCTTAAAATAGTGATTTGGGCGCTTGAATAAAGGCGTTAATAGTTGTAACATAATCTTTGTGTGTAAAATTAGAAGTGAAATGAATTTCAACTTAATTCAGTGGGGTTAACCCCAGCTGAATTAAGTTAAGCCCCGGCGGATGTCACAGATTTTTTAGGGGTGAGGATGTCAGCCTAAAGACGTCACATCGTGTGACGACGGCTGACTGACCCACGTCCTGTGGGCCCGAGCTCGAAAAAATCTGGACTAAAGTTAGCCGAGGCATAATTGATATATATTGCAAGATTATTAATTTTTAAGAATTGAATTCGGAGGGACGAATTGTGGAGAGAATTATTGTTACAGGGGGCCAAACATTAAAGGGAACAGTGCGAGTAGAAGGCGCGAAAAACGCTGTATTACCTATCTTGGCTGCATCTCTTTTAGCTTCTAAAGATAAAAATAGAATTACAGATGTTCCGAACTTAGCTGATGTAAGTACAATCAGTGAAGTATTAAAAAGCGTAAATGCAACAGTAGAATATAATGTAGCACAAAATGAAATGATTATAGATGCTTCCGCAGAACTTTCAAGTGAAGCGCAATTTGAATTTGTCAGTAAAATGCGCGCATCGATTTTAGTAATGGGTTCTTTACTTGCACGCAATGGTTTTGCGCGAGTAGCATTACCAGGTGGCTGTGCAATTGGATCACGTCCGATTGAACTGCATTTAAAAGGCTTTGAAGCAATGGGGGCTAAAATCTCTTTTGGTCACGGTTATGTAGAAGCAAAGGTCGAGGACAAATTAAAAGGTGCTGAAATTTACTTAGATTTCCCTAGCGTTGGTGCAACAGAAAATATTATGACAGCTGCAGCACTTGCAGAAGGCATAACGATTATTGAAAACGCCGCAAAAGAACCGGAAATTGTAGATTTAGCAAACTTTATTAATGGTATGGGTGGCCGTGTCATTGGTGCCGGTACAGATACAATCCGTATTGAAGGGGTTAAAGCATTAAAAGGTTGCGAACATGCAATTATCCCAGACCGTATTGAAGCAGGTACATTTATGGTAGCCGCGGCAATTACACGCGGTGATATATTCATAGAAAATGCTGTACCAGAGCATATGGTGGCATTAATTGCAAAAATGCGTGAAATGGGTGTCGAAATTATAGAAGAGGGCGAGGGATTGCGCGTCCGTGCCAAGGACCCAATCAAAGCAGTAGATATTAAAACGATGCCGCATCCAGGTTTCCCGACAGATATGCAGTCTCAGCTAATGGCATTAATGCTTACAGCGAAAGGCACAAGTATCATTACAGAAACAGTATTTGAAAATCGATTCATGCATGTCGAAGAATTCCGTCGCATGAATGCTGAAGCAAAAATCGAAGGGCGTTCTGTTTTCATTGAAGGTGAGAAGAACCTACAAGGTGCAGAAGTATCGGCAACTGATTTACGCGCAGCAGCAGCACTTATACTAACTGGTTTAGTTTCTGAGGGTGTTACACGCGTTACAAAGCTTCATCACTTAGACCGAGGCTATGTTGACTTCCATAAGAAATTAGCAGCATTAGGTGCCAATATAGAGCGTGTGCAAACCGATGAACAAATCAACGAGCTAGCAGCAGAATCAAACATTGTAAATGCATAACGAATACGAATGAATACGTTAGAAGAAACTAGTGTTTAACAATACTAGTTTCTTTTTTTGTTGTTCTCTTAAATCTCATAAAAGGAAAATCCAATGAATGTTTTTCTCTATTGAACATACATTGTCATATGAAAAAATTGCTAATCATTATTTTATTGTTTTGCATTCCATTGTATTTTGTAAAAGGTTTAAAAAGCACACCACAAACACAAGAAACACCAGAAGCACAAGAAAAACAATGCGAAATTTATGTGAAGGTGAATGGTGGAGAAATTGCGCTCAATGAATATTTAGTTGGCGTGTTAGCAGGGGAGATGCCGGCAAGTTTTCATGAGGAGGCATTAAAAGCACAGGCTATTGCTGCAAGAACTTATGCATTAAGGAAAACAGAATATGGTAAAAAGGAAATTCAAGCAACAACAGCCCATCAAGTATTTGAAACCGTAGAAAAGCGGAAGGAAAAATGGCAATCCGTATTTTCTACGTACGAGAATAAGATTGAGCAAGCAATAGAAGCAACGGGAAATCAAGTTTTGACGTATGATGGTGAATTAATTACTGCTATGTTTCATGCATCCTCTAGTAAACAAACGGAATCGGCAAAAAACTATAGCGGCCATGATATACCTTATTTACAATCGGTTTCATCAATAGAAGAACCTTTAATTGAAACAGTCAATTTTACTTTTGCTCAGCTCAATGAAAAACTCAAGCAAAAGCTAAGCGCTGATGCGTATGGCAACATGAAACTTGCTAGAAATGATACGAATCGCATTGAGCAAGTGACGATTGGTAAAGTTGGATGGTCTGGTAGAGAGTTTCGAGAGTTGCTTCAATTAAAATCTACAGACTTCTCTGTGAAATGGTCGACAAAAGGGCTTGAAGTTATAACACGTGGATATGGTCATGGGGTAGGAATGAGTCAGCACGGTGCTAATGCGATGGCGAAGGATGGTACAACAGTGGAAGGAATTTTGAATAATTACTACCCAGGAGCACAAATTGAAGAAGCAAATTATTGCAAAGAAGTAGGGAAACAATAGCGTTCTCTCCTCATTTTCAGAAGGGGGGTCCAAACGTCTACGTGGGAGATAAAAAATAATGAAGTATCACAGTGAATAAGTATGTTTAGATTCTCAAAAATTGGTCTACACTTCCACTAGAGGTGATGATGATGAGAGAAGATAAACAAAAGCCTTCTCAAAAGACGCTTATGCAGCAGGCGTGGTTTTGGCCAGCTATCTATGGCGGAATGGCATTGATGATTGTTGCAGTAATTTTTGGCTTTAACCAACTTTATGAAAGTCAACAGGAAACGGCATTAGTTGAGGAAGCGATGTTACCAGAGCCTGGGTTAGTAGAAACGGCTGCACGTGAAGAAACATTGAAGTATCCGTTTAAAGAAGAATTGGTGAATGAAGTAGCCATACTTCAGAATTTTTATGATGTGAATGC is part of the Solibacillus sp. FSL K6-1523 genome and harbors:
- the murA gene encoding UDP-N-acetylglucosamine 1-carboxyvinyltransferase, with protein sequence MERIIVTGGQTLKGTVRVEGAKNAVLPILAASLLASKDKNRITDVPNLADVSTISEVLKSVNATVEYNVAQNEMIIDASAELSSEAQFEFVSKMRASILVMGSLLARNGFARVALPGGCAIGSRPIELHLKGFEAMGAKISFGHGYVEAKVEDKLKGAEIYLDFPSVGATENIMTAAALAEGITIIENAAKEPEIVDLANFINGMGGRVIGAGTDTIRIEGVKALKGCEHAIIPDRIEAGTFMVAAAITRGDIFIENAVPEHMVALIAKMREMGVEIIEEGEGLRVRAKDPIKAVDIKTMPHPGFPTDMQSQLMALMLTAKGTSIITETVFENRFMHVEEFRRMNAEAKIEGRSVFIEGEKNLQGAEVSATDLRAAAALILTGLVSEGVTRVTKLHHLDRGYVDFHKKLAALGANIERVQTDEQINELAAESNIVNA
- a CDS encoding F0F1 ATP synthase subunit epsilon, with the translated sequence MKTVTVNIVTPDGPVYDSEVSMVVAKTTSGEIGVLAGHIPTVAPLAIGAVKLKKADGSTELAAVSGGFIEVRPDKISILAPSAEVASTIDIARAKEALARAEERVQKQKTDNIDFKRADLSLKRALNRINVHQGNI
- the atpD gene encoding F0F1 ATP synthase subunit beta → MNKGYVLQVMGPVVDVKFSNGQLPEINNSLTVTIERPGEAATSLALEVALHLGDDAVRTIAMSSTDGLQRGAEVTDSGKPISVPVGQATLGRVFNVLGEVIDLGEEIPADVRRDSIHREAPKFDELSTTVEILETGIKVVDLLAPYIKGGKIGLFGGAGVGKTVLIQELINNIAQEHSGISVFAGVGERTREGNDLFFEMTDSGVIKQTAMVFGQMNEPPGARMRVALTGLTMAEYFRDEDGADVLLFIDNIFRFTQAGSEVSALLGRMPSAVGYQPTLATEMGKLQERITSTTKGSVTSIQAIYVPADDYTDPAPATTFAHLDATTNLERKLSEMGIYPAVDPLASTSRALSPEIVGPEHYEVATRVQRTIQRYRELQDIIAILGMDELSDEDRQTVDRARRIQFFLSQNFHVAEQFTGQKGSYVPVKNTVSSFKEILEGKYDHLPEDAFRLVGGIEDVLQKAKDMGVEV
- a CDS encoding DUF1146 family protein, which translates into the protein MENLYMQAGQQALVSVAAYIVFIGISFYALQGIRIEQLFKKGKTFQIQLFYIVMSITIGSTVADFFINFTNWSQKITYIFN
- the atpG gene encoding ATP synthase F1 subunit gamma, producing MVNLREIKGRINSTKSTKQITKAMQMVSSSKLRRAEHNAKSYVPYMEKIQEVVGAIASGTKDSGHPMLISRPVKKTAYLVIGSDRGLAGAYNSSILREVQSTIDQRHKSKDEYVILAVGRVVRDYFVKRDHNVIAEVVALPDQPTFADIKEIARNAVGMFIDGTYDELHMYYNHFVSAITNEVTATKVLPLTDIAPAAGTASYEFEPSGEAILEVLLPQYAESLIYGAILDGKASEHSARMTAMKNATDNADDRISELSLQYNRARQAAITQEITEIVGGAAALE
- the spoIID gene encoding stage II sporulation protein D, which codes for MKKLLIIILLFCIPLYFVKGLKSTPQTQETPEAQEKQCEIYVKVNGGEIALNEYLVGVLAGEMPASFHEEALKAQAIAARTYALRKTEYGKKEIQATTAHQVFETVEKRKEKWQSVFSTYENKIEQAIEATGNQVLTYDGELITAMFHASSSKQTESAKNYSGHDIPYLQSVSSIEEPLIETVNFTFAQLNEKLKQKLSADAYGNMKLARNDTNRIEQVTIGKVGWSGREFRELLQLKSTDFSVKWSTKGLEVITRGYGHGVGMSQHGANAMAKDGTTVEGILNNYYPGAQIEEANYCKEVGKQ